The Triticum dicoccoides isolate Atlit2015 ecotype Zavitan chromosome 6A, WEW_v2.0, whole genome shotgun sequence genome has a window encoding:
- the LOC119318468 gene encoding bidirectional sugar transporter SWEET13-like, translated as MGGLSMEHPWAFAFGLLGNVISFSSLLAPIPTFYRIFKSKSTEGFQSVPYVVALFSAMLWIFYALVKTGEGLLISINAAGCVIETVYIVMYLVYAPRKAKIFTAKIVVLLNITGFGLIFLLTLFAFHGETRVVSLGWICVGFSVCVFVAPLSIIGRVIKTKSVEYMPFTLSLTLTLSAIVWFLYGLLIKDKYVALPNILGFTFGVIQMVLYVFYMNKTPVASEVKEGKEAWKAPAEDHVVVINVGKTDKGSCAEVRPVTEMASAVDVPRRCAAEAAAAPGVDFARSVDVV; from the exons ATGGGTGGCCTATCCATGGAGCACCCTTGGGCATTCGCCTTCGGCCTACTAG GCAACGTGATCTCTTTCTCAAGCCTCCTGGCCCCGAT ACCAACATTCTACCGGATCTTCAAGAGCAAATCCACGGAGGGGTTCCAGTCGGTGCCCTACGTCGTGGCCCTGTTCAGCGCGATGCTGTGGATCTTCTACGCACTGGTGAAGACCGGTGAGGGCCTCCTCATCAGCATCAACGCTGCCGGCTGCGTCATCGAGACCGTCTACATCGTCATGTACCTCGTGTACGCCCCTAGGAAGGCCAAGATTTTCACAGCAAAGATCGTTGTCCTCCTCAACATCACCGGCTTCGGGCTCATCTTCCTCCTCACCCTCTTCGCCTTCCACGGTGAGACACGCGTCGTCTCACTCGGCTGGATCTGCGTCGGCTTCTCCGTCTGCGTCTTCGTTGCCCCACTCAGCATCATC GGACGAGTCATCAAGACCAAGAGTGTGGAGTACATGCCCTTCACGCTCTCCCTCACGCTCACCCTCAGCGCAATCGTCTGGTTCCTCTACGGCCTGCTCATCAAGGACAAATACGTCGCG CTCCCAAACATCCTTGGCTTCACCTTCGGGGTGATCCAGATGGTCCTCTACGTGTTCTACATGAACAAGACGCCGGTGGCAAGCGAGGTCAAGGAGGGGAAAGAGGCATGGAAGGCGCCCGCAGAGGACCACGTCGTCGTGATCAACGTCGGCAAGACGGACAAGGGCTCGTGCGCCGAGGTGCGCCCGGTCACCGAGATGGCCAGCGCCGTCGACGTCCCCAGGAGATGCGctgctgaggcggcggcggcgccgggggTGGACTTTGCCCGTTCTGTCGACGTGGTCTAG
- the LOC119314629 gene encoding E3 ubiquitin-protein ligase PUB23-like, with product MAMEGPSVEVPPYFLCPISLEIMRDPVTLATGITYDRCSIERWLSDGHATCPITQQKLAEADREATPNHTLRRLTQAWCALHAVERFPTPRPPLDACRVAEIVEEGRGAGRQKELAALREIKDIVAESDRNRRCVEATPGAVEFLVSVVRNHATTSKSAEDLSELSLDSPTSTSSPEEEALSVICSLKPSKKSLVRILEENLDFLDTLVCMLRRPSYRSRCYGILLLKAMVSVMEPARIMAVRTEVVQEVVRVVSDRVSAKAVKAALNVLCRLCPWGRNRVKAAEAGAMTVLVELLLDDGGRHPTELAVVAIDHLCGCAEGRSDLVAHPAGLAIMAKKAMRVSLTTTESAVRALHAVAMHSPTPAVLREMLAVGVVAKLLLVLQVDAGERARAKAKELLKMHARVWKDSPCLQVHLKAYYPC from the coding sequence ATGGCGATGGAGGGGCCGTCGGTGGAGGTGCCGCCGTACTTCCTTTGCCCGATCTCGCTGGAGATCATGCGGGACCCCGTCACGCTCGCCACCGGCATCACCTACGATCGCTGCAGCATCGAGCGCTGGCTCTCCGACGGCCACGCCACCTGCCCCATCACGCAGCAAAAGCTCGCGGAGGCCGACCGGGAGGCCACGCccaaccacacgctccgccgcctcACCCAGGCCTGGTGCGCTCTGCACGCCGTCGAGCGCTTCCCCACCCCGCGCCCGCCCCTTGACGCCTGCCGCGTCGCCGAGATAGTCGAAGAGGGACGCGGCGCCGGCCGGCAGAAGGAGCTGGCCGCGCTCCGGGAGATCAAGGACATCGTCGCCGAGAGCGACCGCAACAGGCGCTGCGTCGAGGCCACGCCCGGGGCCGTCGAGTTCCTCGTCTCTGTCGTCAGGAACCATGCCACCACGTCCAAGTCGGCAGAAGATTTGTCAGAACTGTCGCTggattccccgacgtccacgagctCGCCGGAGGAGGAAGCGCTCAGCGTCATCTGCTCGCTCAAGCCGTCCAAGAAAAGCCTTGTCCGTATCCTCGAGGAAAACCTAGACTTCTTGGACACACTGGTGTGCATGCTGCGGCGACCGAGCTACCGGTCCCGCTGTTACGGCATCCTCCTGCTGAAGGCGATGGTCTCGGTGATGGAGCCGGCGCGTATCATGGCGGTGAGAACCGAGGTGGTGCAGGAGGTGGTGCGCGTGGTGTCCGACAGGGTGTCCGCCAAGGCGGTGAAGGCCGCGCTGAACGTCTTGTGCCGGCTGTGCCCGTGGGGCCGGAACCGCGTCAAGGCCGCGGAGGCCGGCGCGATGACTGTGCTGGTGGAGCTGCTCCTCGACGACGGTGGGCGGCACCCGACCGAGCTGGCGGTGGTGGCTATCGACCACCTCTGCGGCTGTGCGGAGGGGCGGTCGGACCTGGTGGCGCACCCGGCGGGGCTGGCCATCATGGCCAAGAAGGCTATGCGGGTCTCACTGACCACAACCGAGAGCGCGGTGCGCGCTCTGCACGCCGTGGCAATGCATTCGCCGACACCAGCCGTGCTGCGGGAGATGCTGGCCGTCGGGGTGGTGGCGAAGCTGCTGTTGGTTCTACAAGTGGACGCCGGCGAGCGAGCCAGGGCCAAGGCCAAGGAGCTGCTCAAGATGCACGCTAGGGTTTGGAAGGACTCCCCATGCTTGCAAGTGCACCTCAAGGCATATTACCCTTGCTGA